One Natator depressus isolate rNatDep1 chromosome 13, rNatDep2.hap1, whole genome shotgun sequence genomic region harbors:
- the NRL gene encoding neural retina-specific leucine zipper protein: protein MSVPLAEFPTSPLALEYLNDFDLLKFEVKRELAGPMGGASLGPSPCSSVPPSPTLSEVGMGDGGDPKAGLEELCWLAALHQQMAGGGEGLGLSPEEAVEALLGGAAEGGSPCPVDPGSFLPPPQLPPLRDRLSDEQLVGMSVRELNRRLRGVGKDEVLRLKQKRRTLKNRGYAQSCRFKRVQQRHVLEAEKSRLARELEALRGELARLARERDLYKARCEKLLPQAPSPSQGFL, encoded by the exons ATGTCGGTGCCCCTAGCCGAGTTCCCCACCAGCCCCCTGGCCCTGGAATATCTCAACGATTTTGACCTGCTGAAGTTTGAGGTCAAGCGTGAGCTGGCCGGCCCAATGGGCGGGGCctccctgggcccctccccctgcagctcggTGCCACCCTCCCCCACGCTGAGCGAAgtggggatgggggatggaggggaccccaaggcagggctggaggagctctgcTGGCTGGCGGCGCTGCACCAGCAGatggccgggggtggggaggggctggggctgagcccgGAGGAAGCGGTGGAGgccctgctggggggggcagcCGAGGGGGG CTCGCCCTGTCCAGTCGATCCGGGCTCATTCTtgcctcccccgcagctcccgccGCTCCGCGACCGGCTCTCGGACGAGCAGCTCGTGGGCATGTCGGTGCGGGAGCTGAACCGGCGGCTGCGGGGCGTCGGCAAGGACGAGGTGCTGCGGCTGAAGCAGAAGCGGCGCACGCTGAAGAACCGCGGCTACGCCCAGTCCTGCCGCTTCAAGCGGGTCCAGCAGCGCCACGTGCTGGAGGCGGAGAAATCCCGGCTGGCCCGCGAGCTGGAGGCCCTGCGGGGCGAGCTGGCCCGGCTCGCCCGCGAGCGCGACCTCTACAAGGCCCGCTGCGAGAAgctcctgccccaggccccctcgCCCTCCCAGGGCTTCCTCTGA